From Verrucomicrobia bacterium S94, the proteins below share one genomic window:
- a CDS encoding TRAP transporter large permease has product MGVVALILVAVFVLLLVMNVPIAVAIALATFFAILAEGSDPTLVVAAKMANGVNAFALLAIPFFILSGHLMGKGGLARRLIDFAATLVGRLPGGLAYVNTLTCMLFGSISGSAAAAVSSVGGFMIPEMNRKGYGREFNVAVTTTAATTGLLIPPSNIMIVYSVAAGSVSIAAMFMAGFLPGLITGLFIMLVGGIISVIKGYQGEALEMPAWKPIAATGIIAGMLVSTLLSQKGWVDIGFWKCSNGIVWFLIWSAVCCACFTTFRRAYFTLLLIVIVIGGILGGIFTATEAAAIAVVYAFLLSVVIYREISIKELPQILLDTGITTAVVMLLIGASSGMSWIMTMANIPQTVSAALLGLSENPVVILLTINLLLIIVGTFMDMTPAVLIFTPIFLPVVSQLGMHPVHFGIMMIANLCIGLCTPPVGTCLFIGCGVGRSTIAKVTPTLLPFFGAMIAALLVITYVPATSLWLPVATKQLKPEDVQKCEFMKRSATPDSAGAVRTGDSEAEE; this is encoded by the coding sequence ATGGGCGTGGTTGCGCTGATTCTGGTTGCGGTTTTTGTTCTGTTGCTGGTCATGAATGTGCCGATTGCGGTCGCGATTGCGCTGGCCACATTCTTTGCGATTCTGGCGGAGGGTTCGGACCCGACTCTGGTTGTGGCCGCCAAAATGGCCAACGGGGTTAATGCTTTTGCTCTGCTGGCTATTCCTTTCTTTATTCTGTCGGGTCATCTGATGGGTAAAGGGGGGCTTGCCCGGCGTCTGATTGATTTTGCCGCCACGCTTGTGGGACGTCTGCCCGGCGGACTGGCCTATGTGAATACGCTCACCTGTATGCTGTTCGGATCGATTTCCGGATCGGCCGCGGCCGCGGTTTCGTCCGTCGGCGGTTTTATGATTCCCGAGATGAACCGTAAAGGCTACGGCCGTGAGTTCAATGTGGCGGTAACCACTACGGCGGCGACCACCGGCCTGCTGATTCCGCCCAGTAATATTATGATTGTCTATTCGGTGGCGGCGGGTTCAGTTTCGATTGCCGCCATGTTTATGGCGGGCTTTCTCCCCGGTTTGATTACCGGCCTCTTTATCATGCTGGTCGGCGGGATCATTTCGGTGATCAAAGGATATCAGGGGGAAGCACTTGAAATGCCGGCGTGGAAACCGATTGCCGCGACGGGAATCATTGCGGGGATGCTGGTCTCCACCCTCCTTTCGCAGAAAGGCTGGGTGGATATCGGGTTCTGGAAGTGTTCAAACGGTATCGTCTGGTTCCTGATCTGGTCGGCAGTCTGCTGTGCCTGCTTCACGACGTTTCGGCGGGCCTACTTCACCCTCCTGCTGATTGTCATTGTTATCGGCGGTATTCTGGGCGGTATTTTCACCGCAACGGAAGCTGCGGCCATTGCCGTGGTGTATGCCTTTCTGCTGTCGGTCGTGATTTACCGCGAAATAAGCATAAAGGAACTCCCGCAGATTCTGCTCGATACCGGAATCACGACCGCGGTGGTGATGCTGCTGATCGGGGCGAGCTCCGGCATGAGCTGGATTATGACCATGGCCAATATCCCGCAGACCGTCAGTGCCGCGCTGCTGGGGCTTTCTGAAAATCCGGTGGTTATTCTGCTGACGATCAATCTGCTGCTGATCATCGTTGGCACATTCATGGATATGACACCGGCTGTCCTGATTTTTACACCGATCTTTCTGCCGGTGGTTTCGCAGCTCGGGATGCATCCGGTTCATTTCGGGATCATGATGATTGCCAATCTCTGCATCGGCCTCTGCACACCGCCGGTGGGCACCTGTCTGTTTATCGGCTGCGGTGTGGGCAGATCCACCATTGCGAAGGTAACGCCGACGCTGCTGCCGTTTTTCGGTGCCATGATTGCTGCTCTACTGGTGATTACCTATGTCCCGGCCACCTCGCTCTGGCTGCCGGTTGCCACCAAACAGCTCAAACCGGAAGATGTGCAGAAGTGTGAATTTATGAAGCGGTCGGCTACCCCAGATTCGGCAGGGGCTGTTCGGACCGGGGATTCGGAAGCAGAGGAATAA
- a CDS encoding NAD-dependent deacetylase, whose protein sequence is MKPVQQLGEWIRDANKMAVLTGAGISTASGIPDFRSAGGIYSDEKNVNVFDLDAFSRDPSIFYHFARTFYPQIRAAEPNIAHRVLASWDHATVITQNVDDYHQRAGSDPVYTVHGNYIRSTCRSCGVQVKTEQLFPIIEEG, encoded by the coding sequence ATGAAACCGGTTCAGCAGTTAGGCGAATGGATTCGTGACGCTAATAAAATGGCGGTGCTTACGGGGGCGGGGATTTCGACGGCTTCGGGCATTCCTGATTTCCGGTCGGCGGGCGGGATTTATTCCGATGAAAAAAACGTCAACGTTTTCGATCTCGATGCCTTCAGCCGCGATCCTTCGATTTTTTATCATTTCGCCCGCACATTTTATCCGCAGATCAGAGCGGCTGAGCCGAATATTGCGCATCGGGTGCTGGCCTCCTGGGACCACGCAACGGTGATTACGCAGAATGTGGACGATTATCATCAGCGGGCGGGCTCCGATCCGGTGTATACGGTTCATGGAAATTATATCCGCAGCACCTGCCGCTCCTGCGGGGTTCAGGTGAAGACGGAACAGCTTTTTCCAATCATTGAAGAAGGTTAA
- a CDS encoding DUF1080 domain-containing protein: MKHTAFITALFITVSGWAAPQGFTALFDGHSARGWKGALDGYRFENGTIQCRKNSGGVLFTEKEYSNFIVEFEFRLPPGGNNGLAIRYPGYGDTAYVGMCELQILDNSAKRYEKLDPRQYHGSAYGMAAAKRGYLKPAGEWNFQRVEVIGSTIKVILNGTLILDTDLSQITEYQNNKPHPGKNRTSGHFGFAGHRSPVAFRNIYIKDLTHE, encoded by the coding sequence ATGAAACATACAGCGTTCATCACTGCACTGTTTATTACCGTATCCGGATGGGCTGCACCTCAGGGTTTTACAGCCCTTTTCGATGGTCATTCCGCCCGGGGATGGAAAGGCGCTCTGGATGGCTATCGTTTTGAAAACGGAACCATTCAATGCCGAAAAAACAGCGGCGGGGTGCTCTTTACGGAAAAAGAATACAGCAATTTTATCGTGGAATTCGAATTCAGGCTTCCGCCCGGCGGCAACAACGGGCTGGCTATACGCTATCCCGGATATGGAGATACCGCCTATGTCGGTATGTGCGAACTGCAGATTCTCGACAATTCGGCCAAACGGTATGAAAAACTGGATCCGCGGCAATACCATGGATCGGCCTATGGAATGGCTGCCGCCAAACGCGGCTATCTGAAACCGGCCGGAGAATGGAATTTTCAGCGCGTCGAAGTCATCGGCTCCACAATTAAAGTGATCCTTAACGGCACCTTAATTCTCGACACCGATCTTTCGCAGATTACCGAATACCAAAACAACAAACCGCATCCCGGAAAAAACCGCACATCCGGCCACTTCGGCTTTGCCGGACACCGCAGCCCGGTTGCATTCCGGAATATTTACATTAAGGATTTAACGCATGAATAA
- a CDS encoding alpha-glucuronidase: MKKMLSVLLGLLAVSGAVPAIADYSRLWLSYDRLPETVAKKYVIAAISGSDASAVLINARNELLSAVAGLTGHRPPVQKMMVDGAVVLGTFGELKGLLSSTVAEKVSVLNGEGFLLQTTDIKDKKVTLIVSKTDVGVLYGVFHFIRLMQTQRSIDSLSIIEEPKIDLRMLNHWDNLDRSVERGYAGRSLWKFEELPENKDPRYTDYARYCASLGLNGAAINNVNADATILTDENLKKIKVLADVFREWGITLYLSANFSAPVKPSLGRHGIRGTGIGDLDTADPQDPIVQDWWKKKVADIYELIPDFGGFVVKANSEGMLGPKTYGRSHVDGANMFADVLKPYGGIILWRAFVYGGSNDRTKDAYREFKPLDGMFRENVFLQVKNGPIDFQPCEPFSPLFGAVPKTQLALELQITKEYLGQSTTLTYLGPMWRDVLDADIYGHGESVLADVVDGTLGQERTCMAGVANTGDGYDWCGNVFNQANWYAFGRLAWNPRLTSEEIADEWISMTFNCDAETRKTINQMMQGSYDANVDYSMPLGLTHIFEKGSHYGPGPAAWPMYHHADKKAVGIDRTKRGTDYAGQYSPDLQVQFNDIDQTPLKYLLWFHRVEWDTELSSGRTLWEELNNRYNRGVSYVDQMVETWKTLEGKVDPEIHASVLGKLKEEQKYARHWRRTCLDYFSRFAIPTE, from the coding sequence ATGAAGAAGATGTTGAGTGTGTTGTTGGGCTTGTTGGCCGTATCCGGTGCGGTGCCGGCCATTGCGGATTATTCCAGACTCTGGCTCTCATATGACCGACTTCCGGAAACTGTTGCGAAAAAATATGTCATTGCCGCTATCAGCGGTTCCGATGCATCTGCTGTTTTAATCAATGCACGAAATGAACTGCTTTCTGCTGTTGCGGGTTTGACTGGGCATCGGCCACCGGTTCAGAAAATGATGGTTGATGGAGCGGTTGTGCTGGGTACGTTCGGCGAGCTTAAAGGGCTTCTGTCCTCAACGGTTGCAGAAAAGGTAAGCGTGTTGAATGGCGAAGGGTTTCTACTTCAGACGACGGATATCAAGGATAAAAAAGTTACACTGATTGTATCGAAAACGGATGTCGGTGTGCTGTATGGGGTATTTCATTTTATCCGGTTAATGCAGACACAGCGGTCGATAGATTCTCTGAGTATAATTGAGGAGCCGAAGATTGATCTTAGGATGCTGAATCATTGGGACAATCTTGATCGGTCGGTGGAACGGGGCTATGCCGGCCGCAGTCTGTGGAAGTTTGAAGAGCTTCCGGAGAACAAGGATCCGCGTTACACTGATTATGCCCGTTATTGCGCATCGCTCGGCCTCAATGGAGCGGCGATTAATAATGTAAATGCCGATGCCACGATATTGACGGATGAAAATCTGAAGAAAATTAAAGTTCTGGCTGATGTCTTCAGGGAATGGGGGATTACGCTATATCTTTCCGCCAACTTTTCTGCACCGGTTAAGCCTTCGCTGGGACGACATGGAATCCGGGGGACAGGAATTGGCGATCTGGACACTGCAGATCCGCAGGATCCAATTGTGCAGGACTGGTGGAAAAAGAAAGTGGCGGATATTTATGAATTAATTCCTGACTTTGGAGGCTTTGTGGTGAAAGCCAATTCGGAGGGAATGCTTGGTCCGAAAACCTATGGGCGTAGTCACGTTGACGGTGCAAATATGTTTGCCGATGTTCTTAAACCGTATGGCGGCATTATATTGTGGCGGGCGTTTGTATATGGTGGTAGCAACGACCGGACAAAAGATGCTTACCGTGAGTTTAAACCCTTAGACGGAATGTTCCGGGAGAACGTCTTTTTGCAGGTTAAAAACGGGCCGATCGATTTCCAGCCCTGCGAGCCCTTTTCTCCACTCTTCGGCGCAGTACCTAAAACACAACTCGCTTTGGAGCTGCAGATTACAAAAGAGTATTTAGGGCAGTCAACCACACTGACATACCTGGGCCCGATGTGGCGAGATGTGTTGGATGCAGATATCTATGGTCATGGCGAATCAGTACTTGCCGATGTGGTTGACGGAACGCTCGGGCAGGAAAGGACCTGTATGGCGGGTGTTGCCAATACCGGCGATGGATATGATTGGTGCGGGAATGTTTTTAATCAGGCCAACTGGTATGCCTTTGGCCGTTTGGCATGGAATCCCCGGCTGACGTCAGAGGAAATTGCAGATGAGTGGATTTCTATGACGTTTAACTGCGACGCTGAAACCCGAAAAACCATCAATCAAATGATGCAGGGATCGTATGATGCCAATGTTGATTATTCTATGCCGTTGGGCTTAACGCATATTTTTGAAAAAGGGAGTCATTACGGTCCCGGGCCGGCTGCATGGCCGATGTATCATCATGCTGATAAAAAGGCTGTGGGAATTGATCGTACAAAACGGGGAACGGATTATGCAGGACAATATTCTCCCGACCTCCAAGTTCAGTTTAATGATATCGATCAAACTCCTCTCAAATATTTACTATGGTTCCATCGTGTTGAATGGGATACAGAGCTGTCGTCCGGTCGTACACTTTGGGAGGAATTGAATAATCGATATAACCGCGGTGTCAGCTATGTGGATCAGATGGTCGAAACATGGAAAACGCTCGAAGGTAAAGTCGATCCGGAAATTCATGCATCTGTTTTAGGCAAGCTGAAAGAGGAACAGAAATATGCCCGCCATTGGCGTAGAACCTGTCTGGATTATTTCAGTCGTTTTGCAATCCCGACAGAATAA
- the tsaA gene encoding tRNA (N6-threonylcarbamoyladenosine(37)-N6)-methyltransferase TrmO, translated as MNFEFKPIGIIRSCYTDKFGIPRQPGLVKSATATLELLPPFNQPEAFRGLEDFSHLWILFAFHQSPSKGWKATVRPPRLGGNERIGVFASRSNFRPNPTGLSAVKLLEVNGTVLKLGGGDFLDGTPVLDIKPYIPYSDCIPDAEGAFASEAPEPGNSVVFLPAAERQLHALETGNRPNLKQLISDMLAYNPRPAYLQNDPERIFGTTVFDLEVKWKQSGQTVEVISMKKKK; from the coding sequence ATGAATTTTGAGTTTAAACCAATTGGAATCATCCGTTCTTGTTATACAGACAAGTTCGGCATACCACGACAGCCGGGCCTGGTGAAAAGTGCGACAGCAACACTGGAGCTGCTTCCTCCGTTTAATCAGCCCGAAGCCTTCCGGGGACTGGAGGATTTCTCCCATCTCTGGATTCTTTTTGCATTTCATCAATCTCCGTCCAAAGGCTGGAAAGCCACCGTACGCCCGCCGCGGCTCGGCGGGAACGAACGCATCGGCGTTTTTGCCTCACGCTCCAATTTCCGACCGAATCCAACCGGTCTTTCCGCCGTTAAACTGCTGGAGGTGAACGGAACGGTTTTAAAGCTCGGCGGCGGCGATTTTCTCGACGGCACACCCGTACTCGATATTAAACCCTATATCCCCTACTCCGACTGCATTCCCGATGCAGAAGGCGCCTTTGCATCGGAAGCCCCCGAACCCGGAAATTCGGTCGTATTCCTGCCGGCGGCTGAACGCCAGCTTCACGCACTGGAAACCGGAAACCGGCCGAACCTCAAACAACTGATTTCCGATATGCTGGCCTACAATCCGCGCCCGGCATATCTGCAGAATGATCCCGAGCGAATCTTCGGCACGACCGTTTTTGACCTGGAGGTTAAGTGGAAACAAAGCGGGCAAACCGTTGAAGTTATCTCCATGAAAAAGAAAAAATGA
- a CDS encoding TRAP transporter small permease, translating into MVEGWLKFKRGMSAMLNWTLIVAVTLLVLDVCWGVFTRFVMGEQAKWTEELARFLLVWVSLLGGAVAFGTKGHLGVDYFVGKFDPEVQKLMAVVVHGVVLFFAGSVFIYGGGRVVFDALAMEQTTPALGWKMGHVYLALPIAGLFMMLYTIENLVETLTGKVEAE; encoded by the coding sequence ATGGTGGAGGGATGGCTTAAATTTAAACGGGGAATGAGTGCCATGCTGAACTGGACACTCATCGTTGCGGTAACGCTGCTGGTACTGGATGTCTGCTGGGGCGTATTCACCCGTTTTGTGATGGGTGAACAGGCAAAATGGACGGAGGAGCTGGCGCGTTTTCTTCTCGTCTGGGTATCACTGCTGGGCGGGGCGGTGGCTTTCGGTACAAAGGGGCATTTGGGGGTTGATTATTTTGTGGGTAAATTCGATCCCGAAGTACAGAAACTCATGGCGGTTGTGGTGCATGGGGTGGTCCTCTTTTTTGCGGGGTCCGTTTTTATCTACGGTGGGGGACGGGTGGTGTTCGATGCGCTTGCAATGGAGCAGACGACGCCGGCTCTCGGCTGGAAAATGGGGCATGTTTATCTCGCGCTCCCGATTGCCGGGCTGTTTATGATGCTTTACACCATTGAAAATCTGGTCGAGACCCTTACCGGAAAAGTGGAGGCGGAATAA
- a CDS encoding TRAP transporter substrate-binding protein encodes MNRGLSYFIGGVLVGSLLATAGFSIFLRGQKAAGKGGTSQLVLKLGHGLDTGHPVHKAMVYMKERLEELSSGSVSIDIYPSSVLGSEIQCIEQLQNGSLAMTKTSAAAMESFIPAMSVFALPYVFRDSDHYWNVLNGEIGKAMLKKGESKFLRGLCYYDAGSRNFYTKDTPIRTPDDLKGLKIRVMPSKTAMDMVKALGGAPTPIAWGELYSALAQGTVDGAENNPPSFTSNKHYEVCKHFSLDGHTRIPDMLMMSTKVWNKLDPQVRAWVQQAAEESVMFQRKLWKEKTQESLEQAKVEGVTVYEVDTAAFAAKVAPMLAEIENPEVRELLKQISEVE; translated from the coding sequence ATGAATAGGGGACTTTCCTATTTTATCGGTGGAGTTCTGGTGGGCAGTCTGCTGGCTACGGCCGGTTTTTCCATCTTTTTACGCGGGCAGAAAGCTGCGGGAAAAGGGGGCACTTCTCAGTTGGTGCTGAAACTGGGACACGGTCTGGATACCGGCCATCCGGTGCACAAAGCCATGGTCTATATGAAAGAGCGGCTGGAGGAACTGTCGTCCGGTTCGGTCTCCATCGACATTTATCCGAGTTCCGTGCTGGGTTCCGAGATTCAGTGTATTGAACAGCTTCAGAACGGATCTCTGGCCATGACGAAAACCTCGGCGGCGGCGATGGAAAGTTTTATTCCGGCGATGTCGGTTTTTGCGCTGCCTTATGTCTTCCGGGATTCGGATCACTACTGGAATGTGCTCAACGGGGAGATCGGAAAGGCCATGCTGAAAAAGGGGGAATCTAAATTCCTGCGCGGTCTCTGCTACTATGATGCCGGCAGCCGGAACTTTTATACCAAGGATACGCCGATCCGGACGCCGGATGATCTCAAGGGGCTGAAGATCCGGGTCATGCCGTCGAAGACGGCTATGGATATGGTTAAAGCGCTGGGAGGAGCTCCGACGCCGATTGCCTGGGGTGAACTTTATTCCGCCCTGGCTCAGGGAACGGTTGACGGCGCGGAGAATAATCCGCCGAGTTTCACTTCGAATAAACATTATGAAGTCTGTAAGCATTTTTCGCTGGACGGTCACACCCGTATTCCGGACATGCTGATGATGAGTACCAAAGTCTGGAACAAACTCGATCCGCAGGTGCGGGCCTGGGTGCAGCAGGCGGCGGAAGAATCGGTCATGTTCCAGCGTAAGCTGTGGAAGGAAAAAACACAGGAATCGCTTGAACAGGCCAAAGTCGAAGGGGTCACGGTGTATGAAGTGGATACGGCCGCATTTGCGGCCAAGGTTGCTCCGATGCTGGCCGAAATTGAAAACCCTGAAGTCCGGGAACTGCTTAAACAGATTTCAGAGGTCGAATAA
- a CDS encoding SelT/SelW/SelH family protein, producing MEKRSVTIEYCTKCRFMMRSAWIAQELLQTFEGDIDEVILKPSETAGIWRIYANNQQVWDRKTERGLPELKELKRRVRDIIAPEKNLGHAETVEPKPEA from the coding sequence ATGGAAAAACGCAGCGTCACCATCGAATACTGTACCAAATGCCGTTTTATGATGCGATCGGCCTGGATTGCCCAGGAACTGCTGCAGACCTTTGAAGGCGATATTGATGAAGTCATCCTGAAACCGAGCGAAACGGCCGGGATCTGGCGCATCTATGCCAACAACCAACAGGTCTGGGACCGAAAAACCGAACGGGGTCTTCCGGAACTCAAAGAGCTTAAACGCCGCGTACGCGACATTATCGCCCCGGAGAAAAACCTGGGCCACGCCGAAACCGTTGAACCGAAGCCGGAGGCATAA
- a CDS encoding AraC family transcriptional regulator, whose product MNNDPFQLREAFLAELQTGQLAQLFNLLSDVYFVVKDRNGKTMMANELAVHLCGLSSEEEMIGKTDDDLFSPDRAEAYTKDDRQVLETGKPVIDRVELAPDPQNSINWFLTTKIPLFSTSGEVIGIACIARNSSNSYNKLHPYIEMNDVLEFIREHYAEAITIEMLARRLHLSSSQFERRFKKIFKITPARHIKNVRLKAACHLLSTTRDTIASIAQESGFYDHSHFARAFKSEFGISPGDYRKRKTQGLR is encoded by the coding sequence ATGAACAACGATCCGTTCCAGCTTCGTGAAGCGTTTCTTGCTGAGCTGCAGACCGGTCAGCTTGCACAGCTTTTTAATCTGCTGTCCGACGTCTATTTTGTCGTAAAGGACCGGAACGGAAAAACCATGATGGCCAATGAGCTGGCCGTTCATCTGTGCGGACTTTCGAGCGAAGAGGAGATGATCGGGAAAACAGATGATGACCTGTTTTCCCCCGACCGCGCCGAAGCCTACACGAAAGATGACCGCCAGGTGCTGGAAACCGGCAAACCGGTCATCGACCGCGTGGAACTGGCTCCGGATCCACAGAATTCCATCAACTGGTTTCTGACCACAAAAATACCGCTTTTCTCAACATCAGGCGAGGTTATCGGAATCGCCTGTATCGCCCGGAACTCCAGCAATTCGTACAACAAACTACATCCCTATATCGAAATGAACGATGTACTGGAATTCATCCGCGAACATTACGCCGAAGCCATTACCATCGAAATGCTGGCCCGGCGGCTCCATCTTTCCAGCAGCCAGTTCGAGCGACGGTTTAAGAAGATTTTCAAAATCACACCGGCCCGGCACATCAAAAATGTACGCTTAAAAGCGGCCTGCCACCTTCTTTCAACCACCCGGGATACCATTGCATCCATTGCCCAGGAATCCGGCTTTTATGACCACAGTCATTTCGCCCGCGCTTTTAAGAGCGAATTCGGGATATCCCCGGGCGATTACCGTAAGCGTAAAACACAGGGATTGCGGTAA
- a CDS encoding MarC family protein, with protein MHELFEHMITVFLGYFAIMNPIANTGAFIGLTADMAEQERMAVARHALFVSFLIVLAFAVLGKAIFHLFGITLPALRITGGLLVFQVGYHMLQGKSSKIQNSSDESDVDMAISPLAMPILAGPGTIATTMNFSAKAGYGEIAITLSMFALLCLITFIFFKYSEKTVEVLGQRGLKIVTRLMGLILAVLGMQMLLHGIGGAVDAYLGQ; from the coding sequence ATGCATGAACTGTTTGAACACATGATTACCGTTTTTCTGGGCTATTTCGCCATCATGAATCCGATTGCCAATACCGGAGCCTTTATCGGTCTGACGGCTGACATGGCAGAACAGGAGCGAATGGCCGTTGCCCGCCATGCTCTCTTTGTGTCATTTTTAATCGTTCTTGCCTTCGCCGTGCTGGGTAAAGCCATTTTCCACCTGTTCGGCATCACCCTTCCTGCACTGCGGATCACCGGAGGTCTGCTTGTTTTTCAGGTGGGTTACCACATGCTGCAGGGAAAATCCTCTAAAATTCAGAACAGTTCCGACGAAAGCGATGTGGATATGGCCATCTCGCCGCTGGCCATGCCGATTCTTGCCGGACCGGGAACCATTGCCACCACCATGAATTTTTCAGCGAAAGCGGGCTACGGCGAAATCGCGATCACACTTTCGATGTTCGCTCTCCTCTGCCTGATAACGTTTATCTTTTTCAAATACAGCGAAAAAACTGTTGAAGTGCTGGGACAGCGCGGGCTTAAAATTGTCACCCGCCTCATGGGACTGATTCTGGCTGTGCTCGGTATGCAGATGCTGCTGCACGGCATCGGCGGTGCCGTTGATGCCTATCTCGGCCAATAA
- a CDS encoding Gfo/Idh/MocA family oxidoreductase: MNNRRTFLGQSAAGTAAVSLFNIRKAGAAPSETINHASFGANGMAFGDIKSLTRSEHVNLVAVAEVDDNRLNRLLELFPDVRVYKDWRVLLEKEHKNLDSVNVSTPDHMHAPIGISAMNLGLHVYGQKPLAHDLYETRRMAEIAKNSGVVTQMGVQLASSTYERLAVKMIQDGLIGKIKEVHIFSHKTWGDPSPRPDRSDPVPKGLDWDLWCGAAPKVPYLGNKYYHPGGWRCRLDYGTGTLGDMGCHIYSPMFQALKVTAPLSVRSLGGKPNAANWAVNEKFEYIFPGNQLTAGKTIKVTWTDGSLRPPGKFIRMFGEKMPKQGGIYVGTEGILLAPHMELPVPYPREKFADYRYPKFPARNHYRDFINAVRGEAVKPIADFHDYGGPLTETVLLGALSSHFPNETLEWNAAELKFTNHEQANRLIRRSYRSGWEVDGLS; this comes from the coding sequence ATGAATAATCGCCGCACATTTTTAGGTCAATCCGCCGCAGGCACCGCAGCGGTTTCCCTGTTCAACATCCGGAAAGCCGGAGCCGCTCCAAGTGAGACCATCAACCACGCCAGCTTCGGTGCAAACGGTATGGCCTTCGGCGATATCAAAAGTCTGACCAGAAGCGAACACGTAAACCTGGTCGCAGTGGCGGAAGTGGATGACAACCGCTTAAACAGGCTTCTTGAACTGTTTCCCGATGTCCGGGTCTATAAAGACTGGCGCGTGCTGCTCGAAAAGGAACATAAAAATCTGGATTCGGTGAATGTCTCCACCCCCGATCACATGCATGCCCCCATCGGCATTTCCGCAATGAACCTCGGCTTGCACGTCTATGGACAGAAACCGCTCGCACACGATTTATATGAAACCCGGCGTATGGCGGAAATCGCCAAAAACAGTGGTGTGGTTACCCAGATGGGGGTTCAGCTTGCCTCCAGCACCTACGAACGCCTCGCGGTTAAAATGATTCAGGACGGCCTTATCGGAAAAATTAAAGAAGTTCACATTTTCAGCCATAAAACCTGGGGCGATCCCTCGCCGCGCCCCGATCGGTCCGATCCGGTGCCGAAGGGGCTCGACTGGGATCTCTGGTGTGGTGCAGCCCCGAAAGTTCCATACCTTGGAAACAAATATTATCATCCCGGAGGATGGCGCTGCCGCCTGGATTACGGCACCGGCACCCTCGGCGATATGGGATGCCACATTTACAGCCCGATGTTCCAGGCGCTGAAGGTGACCGCCCCCCTTTCGGTGCGCTCTCTGGGCGGAAAACCGAATGCAGCCAACTGGGCTGTAAATGAAAAATTTGAATATATTTTCCCGGGCAACCAATTAACGGCCGGAAAAACCATTAAAGTGACCTGGACCGACGGATCGCTCCGGCCGCCTGGAAAATTCATTCGGATGTTCGGCGAAAAAATGCCGAAACAGGGCGGTATTTATGTCGGAACCGAGGGTATTCTGCTTGCCCCGCACATGGAACTGCCCGTTCCCTACCCCCGCGAAAAATTCGCGGATTATCGCTACCCTAAATTCCCGGCACGTAATCACTACAGGGATTTCATCAATGCCGTCCGCGGCGAAGCGGTTAAACCGATTGCCGATTTCCATGACTATGGCGGCCCGCTGACCGAAACCGTACTGCTCGGCGCGCTATCCTCGCATTTCCCGAACGAAACGCTGGAATGGAATGCGGCCGAGTTGAAATTCACCAACCATGAACAGGCCAACCGGCTCATCCGGAGAAGCTATCGTTCCGGCTGGGAAGTTGACGGTCTCTCTTAA